Within Desulfovibrio legallii, the genomic segment ATCTGCAGACGCTTGCCCCCGGCAAATGCCGCTATGGCTTCATCCTCAACGAAGCGGGCGGCGTGCTGGACGACGGCATCATCTACCGCTTCGGTCCGGATTCCTTCATGGCCGTAGTCAACGCCGCCTGCGCCGCGGACGACTTCGCCACCCTGCGCGCCCGCCTGCCTGAGAGCGTGCGGCTTACCGACATCTCCGCCGCCACAGCCAAGGTGGATCTGCAGGGGCCTGAATCTCTGGCCGTGCTGGAGCAGGCCCTGGGCGAGAATTTCCACGATCTCGGCTACTTCGCCTTCCGCAGAACCCGCTGGCAGGGGGAGCCCCTGCTGGTGAGCCGCACGGGCTACACGGGCGAACTGGGTTACGAGCTGTATCTGCCCGCCGCCAGGGCCGTGGCCTTCTGGGAATGCCTCCTGGCCGACGCGCGGGTCAGGCCCGCAGGCCTGGGCGCGCGCGACACCCTGCGCCTGGAGGCGGGCCTGCCCCTCTACGGGCACGACCTGGATGCGGCGCACACCCCGGCCGAGGCCGGTATGGGCCGCATGCTCACCAGCGCGGCCG encodes:
- the gcvT gene encoding glycine cleavage system aminomethyltransferase GcvT; the protein is MSELRTPLTAWHEAHGAKMAPFAGWLMPIQYEGILAEHQHTRRHAGLFDICHMGEFLVEGPGADAALPQAVSHNLQTLAPGKCRYGFILNEAGGVLDDGIIYRFGPDSFMAVVNAACAADDFATLRARLPESVRLTDISAATAKVDLQGPESLAVLEQALGENFHDLGYFAFRRTRWQGEPLLVSRTGYTGELGYELYLPAARAVAFWECLLADARVRPAGLGARDTLRLEAGLPLYGHDLDAAHTPAEAGMGRMLTSAADYVGKAGAQTVRQVLTPLALEGRRAARHGDALTLPDGTPAGRVTSGSFAPSLGHGIALAWVDAAHAEAAQFVIQAARTALPAVKADLPFYKNGTARQKLA